In Mycetocola zhujimingii, one DNA window encodes the following:
- a CDS encoding ATP-binding protein, whose translation MKLLGRRLERRQVEQLLIEAHAGGSAALVVRGDAGIGKTALLAHLGDVAAASGFRVESSTGIETETQFAFAGLHQICAPFLDHLSALPEPQQVALGVALGLRSGPAPDRFLIGLATLNLIAEVAEHGPLLCLVDDAQWLDHASAEVLAFVSRRVDADRLVMVFGERDISGQRTLFPGLPELRLTGLDGVSARKLLDAAVRIPLDDDVRERIIAEARGNPLALLELPASAPAVRLAGGFQLPDVSDVPGRVESGFQRRSSELPETTQLLLLTAAAEPTGDPALLCRAVTELGMGSESAAPAEAAGLIEIDSLVRFRHPLVRSAVYRAALPADRRRVHGALAAATDATLDPDRRAWHCAQAILGVDEEVAGQLERSAVRARARGGHAAAGAFLRRASELSPEVADRTRRALDAAHSLANAGAFENALDLLAVAGVGPADSLERARVTLLRAQIVFQLTRGTDVPGMLLDAAATLAPYDPSLSRETYLHALDTAIVSGAPNLAVVARTVLAAPQAQSPRPVDLLLDGLAVTMVEGYSPGVPALRLALDALGAATRPDAVQDDVSQSWLWLAGRLAVGILDDERAHRLAECAGAVSRSTGALARLPAALKLHANILTISGQLPRARELTSEAEAIAESIGGVKLRHTQAILAAWGGDQAAVEELNNRTLLEPGNPDGSVEAAMAHYASAVLYNGLGEYSAAQGAAVKASDAAELSLSTIGLPELIEAAVRAGDTETAAHALARLSVRARASGTDWALGLEARSRALTIAGPAAEDSYLQAIAHLSRSRIAGEAARAQLLYGEWLRREGRRQEARGQLRTAHERFSEMGAEAFAARAARELQATGEHPRKRTARRTDELTAQELHIARLVATGATSREVGAQLFLSPRTVESHLRSIFQKLDISSRRQLKELQLA comes from the coding sequence TTGAAGCTTCTGGGTAGGCGTCTGGAGCGCCGCCAGGTCGAACAGCTGCTGATCGAGGCGCACGCCGGCGGCAGCGCGGCCCTCGTGGTGCGCGGCGACGCGGGAATCGGCAAGACGGCACTGCTGGCGCATCTCGGCGATGTGGCCGCTGCCTCTGGATTCCGTGTGGAATCCTCGACCGGTATCGAAACGGAGACCCAGTTCGCGTTCGCGGGGCTTCATCAAATCTGCGCGCCGTTCCTCGATCATCTCAGCGCGCTACCCGAACCGCAGCAGGTGGCGCTCGGAGTGGCTCTGGGACTGAGAAGCGGTCCAGCACCGGACAGGTTCCTCATTGGACTGGCTACTCTCAACCTGATTGCCGAGGTCGCCGAGCACGGTCCGCTGCTTTGTCTGGTCGATGACGCGCAGTGGCTCGATCATGCTTCCGCCGAAGTGCTGGCATTCGTATCCCGCCGGGTAGATGCCGACCGGCTCGTCATGGTGTTCGGTGAGCGGGATATCAGCGGGCAGCGAACCCTCTTCCCCGGCTTGCCGGAGCTGAGGCTGACGGGACTTGACGGCGTCTCTGCGCGAAAGCTGTTGGACGCCGCTGTTCGGATTCCGCTGGACGACGACGTACGCGAGCGCATCATCGCGGAGGCACGGGGCAACCCTCTTGCGCTCCTTGAGCTCCCCGCAAGTGCGCCAGCAGTCCGACTCGCTGGCGGATTCCAGCTTCCTGACGTGTCGGATGTTCCTGGCCGAGTCGAGAGTGGATTCCAACGACGCTCGAGTGAGTTACCCGAGACGACGCAGCTGCTGCTGCTCACCGCGGCGGCTGAGCCTACGGGAGACCCGGCTCTGCTGTGCCGTGCGGTCACCGAACTTGGTATGGGCTCGGAGTCCGCCGCTCCGGCGGAAGCCGCCGGACTGATCGAGATCGACTCGCTGGTGCGATTTCGCCACCCCCTGGTTCGCTCGGCGGTGTACCGGGCCGCCTTGCCAGCGGATCGCCGCCGCGTGCACGGCGCGTTGGCCGCGGCCACCGATGCAACCCTCGACCCTGACCGGCGCGCCTGGCACTGCGCTCAAGCGATACTCGGCGTTGATGAGGAGGTTGCCGGCCAATTGGAGCGCTCCGCAGTGAGGGCGCGTGCGCGCGGCGGCCACGCCGCGGCAGGCGCGTTCCTGAGACGTGCGTCCGAGCTCAGCCCTGAGGTCGCCGATCGCACCAGGCGGGCGCTGGATGCCGCGCACTCGCTGGCCAACGCTGGCGCATTTGAGAACGCACTTGACCTGCTCGCGGTCGCCGGTGTTGGGCCGGCTGACTCGTTGGAACGCGCTCGCGTGACACTGCTGCGCGCCCAGATTGTATTCCAGCTCACCCGCGGTACTGACGTTCCGGGGATGCTGCTGGACGCTGCGGCGACGCTTGCCCCGTACGATCCCTCCCTGTCGCGTGAGACCTACCTGCACGCACTGGACACGGCAATCGTCAGCGGCGCCCCCAATCTCGCGGTCGTCGCGCGAACGGTTCTCGCCGCACCGCAAGCTCAGTCCCCTCGGCCGGTGGACCTGCTTCTGGACGGGCTCGCGGTGACGATGGTCGAGGGCTATTCGCCGGGTGTCCCGGCTTTGCGGCTCGCGCTCGACGCACTGGGTGCGGCGACGCGCCCCGACGCCGTCCAGGACGATGTCAGCCAGTCGTGGCTTTGGCTCGCGGGCCGACTCGCGGTCGGCATCCTCGACGACGAACGCGCCCATCGCCTCGCGGAATGCGCTGGCGCCGTATCGCGCAGCACTGGCGCTCTGGCGAGGCTCCCCGCCGCTCTTAAACTCCACGCGAACATCCTGACCATCAGCGGGCAACTTCCCCGCGCGCGCGAGCTGACTTCTGAGGCGGAGGCGATCGCGGAGTCGATTGGCGGAGTAAAACTGCGCCACACCCAGGCCATCCTCGCCGCGTGGGGCGGTGACCAGGCAGCGGTAGAAGAGCTGAACAACCGCACCCTCCTCGAACCCGGTAACCCCGATGGCAGCGTGGAGGCAGCGATGGCGCACTACGCAAGCGCCGTGCTCTACAACGGGCTCGGCGAGTATTCGGCCGCGCAGGGAGCGGCGGTTAAGGCATCCGACGCTGCCGAGCTCTCCCTGAGCACGATCGGCCTGCCCGAGTTGATCGAGGCAGCTGTACGCGCTGGCGACACGGAGACCGCTGCGCATGCTCTCGCGCGCTTGTCCGTGCGCGCGCGTGCCAGTGGCACGGACTGGGCGCTCGGGCTTGAGGCACGATCTCGAGCACTGACGATCGCGGGCCCCGCGGCGGAGGACTCGTATCTGCAAGCGATCGCGCACCTCAGCAGGTCACGCATTGCTGGCGAGGCCGCGCGTGCCCAGCTGCTCTACGGCGAATGGTTACGCCGTGAGGGACGCCGCCAGGAGGCACGTGGCCAATTGCGAACGGCCCACGAACGCTTCTCGGAGATGGGCGCGGAAGCCTTCGCCGCCCGAGCCGCGCGTGAGCTGCAGGCCACCGGCGAGCATCCGAGAAAGCGCACCGCCCGACGAACCGACGAACTCACGGCGCAAGAGCTGCACATTGCTCGACTGGTAGCCACCGGCGCGACATCGCGGGAGGTCGGTGCGCAGCTTTTCCTGAGTCCGCGAACTGTTGAATCCCACCTGCGCAGCATCTTTCAGAAACTCGATATCTCGTCACGCAGGCAGCTCAAGGAGCTGCAGCTCGCCTGA
- a CDS encoding dihydrofolate reductase family protein, translating to MSGRIHIDHFTTLDGVAQAPGAPDEDTDGGFAFGGWQAPLIDSTDGAQVDAGIKGMDALLLGRRTYDIFAAYWPHHLDGPDADIARKFDAIPKYVVSRGTPELSWRDSHLLGGDLRAEISALRDRHREIHVIGSIDLSRTLVTENLFDQLNLWVYPIVVGAGKRLFPDDGPPASLELLAAESASEKGTVLLRYRSKGSIPSTGDMGVENRGS from the coding sequence ATGTCGGGCCGGATACACATCGACCACTTCACAACGCTCGACGGTGTCGCACAGGCGCCAGGAGCACCAGACGAAGATACCGACGGCGGATTCGCGTTCGGGGGCTGGCAGGCGCCCCTCATCGACAGTACTGACGGAGCTCAGGTCGACGCGGGGATAAAGGGCATGGACGCCCTGCTTCTGGGGCGTCGCACCTACGATATTTTCGCCGCGTACTGGCCGCACCACCTCGACGGGCCTGATGCCGACATCGCCCGTAAGTTTGACGCGATCCCCAAGTACGTCGTGTCGCGGGGAACGCCGGAACTCAGCTGGCGCGACTCGCACCTGCTCGGTGGTGACCTCAGGGCGGAGATATCGGCGCTCCGCGATCGACACCGGGAGATTCACGTCATCGGCAGCATCGACCTCTCCCGCACCCTCGTCACCGAGAACCTGTTCGATCAGTTGAACCTGTGGGTGTACCCGATCGTCGTCGGCGCGGGCAAACGCCTCTTTCCCGATGACGGCCCGCCAGCGTCCCTCGAACTTCTCGCCGCGGAGAGTGCGTCCGAAAAGGGCACGGTTCTCCTGCGTTACCGGTCTAAGGGTTCAATTCCGTCGACGGGCGACATGGGCGTCGAGAATCGCGGCTCCTGA
- a CDS encoding peroxiredoxin produces the protein MALENDTRAPDFALVNQFGETVQLGSFRGKRAVALVFFPLAFSGRCTSELCELRDNLSLFQDAGIELIGISVDSKSALRAWAEQEGYEFTLLSDFWPHGQVSKEYGVFLDSKGFANRATFVIDVDGIIRASFITAPGEARSLDAYRTAVENLQRQPA, from the coding sequence ATGGCTCTCGAGAACGACACCAGGGCTCCCGACTTCGCGCTCGTCAACCAGTTTGGTGAGACGGTGCAACTGGGCAGCTTCCGTGGAAAACGGGCCGTCGCACTGGTCTTTTTCCCGCTTGCTTTCTCTGGCAGGTGCACGAGCGAGTTGTGTGAACTCCGCGACAACCTCTCGCTGTTCCAGGATGCCGGGATCGAACTCATCGGCATCTCCGTTGACTCCAAGTCCGCACTCAGGGCATGGGCCGAGCAGGAGGGTTACGAGTTCACTCTGCTGTCTGACTTCTGGCCCCACGGGCAGGTCAGCAAGGAATACGGTGTGTTCCTCGACTCGAAGGGATTCGCCAATCGGGCGACGTTCGTGATCGACGTGGATGGAATCATCCGCGCCAGCTTCATCACCGCTCCTGGCGAAGCCCGCTCGCTCGACGCCTATCGCACAGCTGTCGAGAACCTGCAGCGCCAGCCCGCCTGA
- the aceE gene encoding pyruvate dehydrogenase (acetyl-transferring), homodimeric type, with translation MTVNDQDPYSVDNFDADPEETAEWQESLDQLVATHGHGRAREIMLSLLKRSRELHLGVPMVPTTDYINTIAPENEPEFPGNEDIERRYRAWIRWNAAITVHRAQRPGIGVGGHISTYASSAALYEVGFNHFFRGQDHPGGGDQIFIQGHASPGTYARAFLEGRLSTDQLDGFRQEKSRAPHGISSYPHPRLMPEFWQFPTVSMGLGPINAIYQAQANKYLTNRGIKDASDQQVWAFLGDGEMDEVESRGQLQVAANEGLDNLNFVINCNLQRLDGPVRGNGKIIQELESFFRGAGWNVIKVVWGREWDDLLAKDSSGALLNLMNATPDGDYQTYKAESGAFVRENFFGRDERTLKLVEDYSDDQIWNLKRGGHDYRKVYAAFKAASEHKGQPTVILAKTVKGYGLGPSFEGRNATHQMKKMTLDNLKMFRDEMRVPITDAQLEENPYQPPYYHPGVEDEAIQYLHERRTALGGYVPERRSKYTDIKLPEDSTYAISKKGSGTQEIATTMAFVRLLKDLIRSKDFGNRIVPIIPDEARTFGIDAFFPTAKIYNPNGQHYTSVDRELLLAYKESPQGQILHVGINEAGGAAAFTNIGTTYSTQGEPLIPIYVFYSMFGYQRTGDALWAAGDQMARGFIIGATAGRTTLTGEGLQHADGHSPLLASTNPATVTYDPAYGYEIGHIVRAGLERMYGGKHEDPNVMYYITVYNEPIVQPAEPENLDVDGLLRGIYKVKGSETEGPRAQLLASGVSVPWAIEAQQLLAEDWGVSADVWSVTSWSELRRDGIRAEEYNFLNPDAEPQVPYVTERLKDEQGPFIAVTDYMHAVPDQIRQFVPGDFATLGADNFGFSDTRAAARRYFKIDGPSMVVRALELLAARGEVDASLPGRAIDKYNLLDVNAGTTGNAGGES, from the coding sequence GTGACTGTAAACGACCAGGACCCATACTCGGTTGACAACTTCGATGCTGACCCCGAAGAAACCGCGGAATGGCAAGAGTCGCTCGATCAGCTCGTCGCTACCCACGGTCACGGCCGTGCTCGCGAAATCATGCTGAGCCTGCTGAAGCGCTCCCGTGAACTTCACCTCGGCGTTCCGATGGTGCCGACGACGGACTACATCAACACGATCGCGCCCGAGAACGAGCCTGAATTCCCCGGAAACGAGGACATCGAGCGTCGTTACCGCGCCTGGATCCGCTGGAATGCCGCGATCACCGTGCACCGCGCCCAGCGCCCCGGGATCGGTGTCGGCGGACACATCTCCACCTACGCATCGTCCGCTGCGTTGTACGAGGTCGGATTCAACCACTTCTTCCGCGGCCAGGATCACCCCGGCGGCGGTGACCAGATTTTCATCCAGGGTCACGCCTCCCCCGGCACCTACGCGCGCGCCTTCCTCGAAGGACGACTGTCCACGGACCAGCTCGACGGATTCCGCCAGGAGAAGTCCCGCGCGCCACACGGCATCTCGTCCTACCCGCACCCGCGACTCATGCCGGAGTTCTGGCAGTTCCCGACGGTATCGATGGGTCTCGGCCCGATCAACGCCATCTATCAGGCGCAGGCCAACAAGTACCTGACCAACCGCGGGATCAAGGATGCGAGCGACCAGCAGGTCTGGGCGTTCCTCGGCGACGGTGAAATGGACGAGGTCGAAAGCCGTGGCCAGCTTCAGGTGGCCGCCAACGAGGGACTCGACAACCTCAACTTCGTCATCAACTGCAACCTGCAGCGCCTCGATGGCCCGGTGCGTGGAAACGGCAAGATCATCCAGGAGCTCGAGAGCTTCTTCCGCGGCGCAGGCTGGAACGTCATCAAGGTCGTCTGGGGCCGCGAGTGGGACGACCTGCTCGCGAAGGACTCGAGCGGTGCTCTCCTCAACCTCATGAACGCCACCCCCGACGGTGACTACCAGACCTACAAGGCCGAAAGCGGAGCCTTCGTCCGTGAAAACTTCTTCGGTCGCGACGAGCGCACGCTCAAGCTGGTCGAGGACTACTCCGACGACCAGATCTGGAACCTCAAGCGCGGTGGCCACGACTACCGCAAGGTATACGCCGCCTTCAAGGCCGCGTCGGAGCACAAGGGCCAGCCGACCGTCATCCTCGCCAAGACCGTCAAGGGTTACGGTCTCGGCCCGTCATTTGAGGGGCGCAACGCGACCCACCAGATGAAGAAGATGACGCTCGACAACCTCAAGATGTTCCGCGACGAGATGCGCGTGCCGATCACGGACGCTCAGCTCGAGGAGAACCCGTACCAGCCGCCGTACTACCACCCCGGTGTCGAGGACGAAGCCATCCAGTACCTGCACGAACGCCGCACGGCGCTCGGCGGTTACGTCCCCGAACGCAGGTCGAAGTACACCGACATCAAGCTGCCGGAAGATTCCACCTACGCGATCTCGAAGAAGGGCTCCGGCACGCAGGAGATCGCCACAACCATGGCGTTCGTCCGACTGCTCAAGGACCTGATCCGTTCGAAGGACTTCGGCAACCGGATCGTCCCGATCATCCCGGACGAGGCGCGGACCTTCGGCATCGACGCGTTTTTCCCGACCGCGAAGATCTACAACCCGAACGGACAGCACTACACCTCCGTCGACCGCGAACTCCTCCTCGCATACAAGGAGAGCCCGCAGGGCCAGATCCTGCACGTCGGCATCAACGAGGCGGGTGGCGCTGCCGCGTTCACCAACATCGGAACCACGTACTCGACCCAGGGCGAGCCGCTGATCCCGATTTACGTCTTCTACTCGATGTTCGGGTACCAGCGCACGGGAGACGCACTGTGGGCCGCCGGCGACCAGATGGCCCGAGGCTTCATCATCGGCGCAACGGCTGGCCGCACGACACTCACGGGAGAGGGTCTCCAGCACGCTGACGGCCACTCCCCCCTCCTCGCGTCGACCAACCCGGCCACGGTCACCTACGACCCGGCATACGGCTACGAAATCGGTCACATCGTGCGCGCCGGTCTCGAGCGGATGTACGGCGGCAAGCACGAAGACCCCAACGTGATGTACTACATCACGGTCTACAACGAGCCGATCGTGCAGCCCGCTGAGCCCGAGAACCTCGACGTCGACGGACTGCTCCGCGGCATCTACAAGGTGAAGGGCTCTGAGACCGAAGGACCGAGGGCTCAGCTCCTCGCTTCGGGCGTTTCGGTGCCGTGGGCGATCGAAGCCCAGCAGCTGCTGGCTGAGGACTGGGGAGTATCTGCCGACGTCTGGTCGGTCACCTCCTGGTCGGAGCTGCGTCGCGACGGCATCCGTGCGGAGGAGTACAACTTCCTCAACCCGGACGCTGAGCCGCAGGTGCCGTACGTGACCGAGCGACTGAAGGATGAGCAGGGACCGTTCATCGCGGTTACCGACTACATGCACGCCGTGCCAGACCAGATCCGTCAGTTCGTGCCGGGAGACTTCGCGACACTCGGTGCAGACAACTTCGGTTTCTCCGACACCCGTGCGGCCGCTCGTCGGTACTTCAAGATCGATGGACCATCGATGGTTGTTCGTGCACTGGAGTTGCTTGCCGCCCGCGGCGAGGTCGACGCTTCGCTGCCCGGCCGCGCCATCGACAAGTACAACCTTCTCGACGTCAACGCTGGAACCACCGGCAATGCCGGTGGTGAAAGCTAG
- a CDS encoding PucR family transcriptional regulator, whose translation MPRSKAETLAWLRRLSGELATTTLKQLEDTLPWYAEMPPGRRSAVGLVAQAGITSFIAWFDDPKSTPWIAADVFGAAPRELLRSVSLQQTLQLIRVTVEVVEERIKDGGEDLREAILLYSREIAFAAADVYARAAEARGLWDARLEALVVDSILSGEADDELPSRIAALGWHGHGEVAVLVGTTPPQLDVDQLRRTARHMAADVLIGVQGGRLVLVIGRAETSHGVDDEEIGTAASLSFVEIATHLEPGFGPGYLVLGHAVPTLVEASRSARAALAGFAVARAWRHAPRPVQADDLLPERALAGDSLARTTLIERIYKPLHAHSTELVTTLWCYLDNGRSLEATARELFVHPNTVRYRLKRVSDVIGWDATGAREALILQAALILGSIAEPDGFKRRR comes from the coding sequence GTGCCGCGCTCGAAGGCTGAAACGCTCGCCTGGCTTCGACGACTGTCGGGCGAGCTCGCCACCACAACGCTGAAGCAGCTCGAAGACACGCTGCCCTGGTATGCAGAAATGCCGCCAGGGCGGCGGTCGGCGGTCGGGTTGGTTGCCCAGGCGGGCATCACCTCGTTCATCGCCTGGTTCGACGACCCGAAGTCCACTCCGTGGATCGCGGCGGATGTCTTCGGCGCTGCCCCGAGGGAACTCCTGCGTTCGGTGAGCCTGCAGCAGACGCTTCAGCTCATTCGCGTCACGGTCGAAGTCGTTGAAGAACGAATCAAGGACGGCGGCGAGGACCTCCGCGAGGCGATCCTGCTGTACTCCAGGGAGATCGCGTTCGCCGCGGCCGACGTCTACGCCAGGGCAGCCGAGGCACGTGGGCTCTGGGATGCCAGGCTCGAAGCGCTCGTTGTCGACTCCATCCTCTCCGGTGAAGCAGATGACGAACTGCCGAGCCGGATTGCCGCCCTCGGCTGGCACGGACACGGTGAAGTAGCCGTTCTCGTCGGCACGACACCTCCACAGCTCGACGTCGATCAGTTGCGACGAACAGCACGTCACATGGCAGCGGATGTCCTCATCGGCGTGCAGGGCGGCCGACTCGTCCTCGTCATCGGACGCGCCGAGACAAGCCACGGTGTCGACGACGAAGAGATCGGCACAGCCGCATCCCTGAGCTTCGTTGAGATCGCCACGCACCTCGAGCCGGGGTTCGGCCCCGGTTATCTCGTACTCGGTCACGCGGTGCCGACCCTCGTTGAAGCGTCAAGGAGTGCACGCGCCGCCCTCGCCGGATTCGCCGTCGCGCGGGCCTGGCGCCATGCCCCGAGGCCGGTACAGGCGGACGACCTTCTGCCTGAGCGCGCACTGGCCGGCGATTCCCTCGCTCGTACCACGCTCATCGAACGCATCTACAAGCCCCTTCACGCGCACTCGACCGAGCTGGTCACGACGCTGTGGTGCTATCTCGACAACGGCCGGTCGCTCGAGGCCACCGCACGCGAGCTTTTCGTGCACCCCAATACCGTCCGGTACCGCCTCAAGCGCGTGTCCGACGTGATCGGGTGGGACGCGACCGGCGCCAGGGAGGCGCTCATCCTTCAGGCCGCGCTGATCCTCGGCTCGATCGCAGAGCCCGACGGATTCAAACGCCGGCGGTAG
- a CDS encoding ACP S-malonyltransferase: MIVLVCPGQGSQTPGFLSPWLENTDYLRLVEQYSEAAGLDLVKHGTESDQETIRDTAVAQPLIVAAGLLTLHALAEVGHPATVPGIAGHSVGEITAAVGAGVLTEDAAMRFVAARATAMAAAAKATPTGMSAVIGGDVDALLARLTDLGLEPANFNGGGQIVVAGALDALAQLAADPVKGTRVIPLQVAGAFHTRYMAPARDALATVAAGLTASDPELRLWTNRDGSVVDSGSQFVELLVGQVASPVRWDLCMDAFAADGVTGIVEVAPAGALTGLAKRGLKGTPSVAIKTPDDIPAALELLHA; this comes from the coding sequence GTGATCGTTCTCGTTTGCCCCGGACAGGGCTCCCAGACCCCCGGCTTCCTCTCCCCCTGGCTTGAAAACACCGACTACCTGCGACTGGTCGAGCAGTACTCGGAAGCCGCAGGACTTGACCTGGTGAAGCACGGCACCGAATCCGACCAGGAGACGATCCGTGACACCGCCGTCGCGCAGCCCCTGATCGTTGCTGCCGGGCTGCTCACCCTGCACGCACTCGCCGAGGTCGGCCACCCCGCCACGGTCCCCGGCATCGCCGGTCACTCCGTTGGGGAGATCACCGCTGCCGTCGGCGCCGGCGTGCTCACCGAGGATGCCGCCATGCGGTTCGTTGCCGCCCGTGCGACGGCGATGGCGGCTGCGGCGAAAGCGACGCCAACGGGAATGAGCGCCGTGATCGGTGGAGACGTCGACGCGTTGCTCGCGCGGCTGACCGACCTCGGGCTCGAGCCAGCGAACTTCAACGGCGGCGGCCAGATCGTGGTTGCCGGTGCTCTTGACGCGCTCGCACAGCTGGCGGCCGATCCGGTCAAAGGCACGCGCGTGATCCCCCTGCAGGTCGCGGGAGCATTCCACACCAGGTACATGGCACCGGCCCGCGACGCGCTCGCGACCGTCGCCGCCGGCCTGACGGCATCCGACCCCGAACTCCGCCTGTGGACGAACCGCGACGGCAGCGTCGTCGACTCCGGTTCGCAATTCGTCGAACTCCTCGTCGGACAGGTGGCGTCGCCGGTACGCTGGGACCTCTGCATGGACGCGTTCGCGGCCGATGGGGTCACCGGCATCGTCGAGGTCGCGCCGGCGGGCGCCCTCACGGGGCTCGCGAAACGCGGGCTGAAGGGAACGCCGTCGGTGGCGATCAAGACACCCGACGACATTCCTGCAGCGCTCGAACTGCTTCACGCTTAG